The proteins below are encoded in one region of Sideroxydans lithotrophicus ES-1:
- the hisS gene encoding histidine--tRNA ligase: protein MSNPTLQAVRGMNDILPDEAGLWLWFEEVVRDWLEAYGYRNIRMPLVEPTALFKRAIGEVTDIVEKEMYSFRDDLNGDELTLRPEGTASCVRAVLQHNLLYNAPQRLYYSGPMFRHERPQKGRYRQFHQIGVEAMGFAGPDIDAEQIVMCARLWKKLGIRDVALQINTLGDVAARQRHREKLIAYFEQHKDVLDADGQRRLYSNPLRILDTKNPAMQELVAAAPKLMDELDEDAITHFEAVQAILQQHGIAFEINPRLVRGLDYYNRTVFEWVTTRLGAQGTICAGGRFDGLIEQIGGKPAPACGFAMGVERLLALLQEDGMQNPAAPLDVYVVHQGEQARIQAWRVAEDLRDGGLRVLLHCGGGSFKSQMKKADASAAVCAAIIGDDEVAANVVMLKPLRSGGEQQRVGLDDLQHKVRELIK, encoded by the coding sequence ATGAGCAATCCTACATTGCAGGCCGTGCGCGGCATGAACGATATCCTGCCCGACGAGGCGGGGTTGTGGCTGTGGTTCGAGGAGGTGGTAAGGGACTGGCTGGAAGCCTATGGCTATCGCAACATCCGCATGCCTCTGGTGGAGCCCACTGCACTGTTCAAGCGCGCTATCGGCGAGGTCACTGACATCGTCGAAAAGGAGATGTACAGCTTCCGGGATGACCTTAACGGCGATGAATTGACCTTGCGTCCCGAGGGAACCGCCTCCTGCGTGCGGGCAGTATTGCAGCACAATTTGCTGTACAACGCGCCGCAGCGCCTGTATTACAGCGGCCCGATGTTCCGCCATGAGCGCCCGCAGAAAGGTCGCTATCGCCAGTTCCATCAGATCGGCGTAGAGGCAATGGGCTTTGCCGGACCGGACATCGATGCCGAACAGATCGTGATGTGTGCACGGTTGTGGAAGAAACTGGGTATCCGGGATGTGGCCTTGCAGATCAATACCCTCGGCGATGTGGCTGCGCGGCAGCGTCATCGCGAAAAACTGATCGCCTATTTCGAGCAGCACAAGGATGTGCTGGATGCCGATGGTCAGCGGCGGCTGTACAGCAATCCGCTGCGCATCCTCGATACCAAGAACCCGGCGATGCAGGAGTTGGTGGCTGCCGCACCGAAGCTGATGGATGAGCTGGACGAGGATGCCATCACGCATTTCGAAGCGGTGCAAGCGATTCTGCAGCAACATGGCATCGCGTTCGAGATCAATCCGCGACTGGTGCGCGGTCTGGACTATTACAATCGCACTGTATTCGAGTGGGTCACGACGAGACTTGGGGCGCAGGGCACGATCTGTGCCGGTGGTCGCTTCGATGGCCTGATCGAGCAGATCGGCGGCAAGCCGGCACCTGCCTGCGGTTTTGCCATGGGTGTGGAGCGTCTGCTGGCCTTGTTGCAGGAAGACGGCATGCAAAACCCGGCGGCGCCATTGGATGTTTATGTGGTGCACCAGGGTGAGCAGGCGCGGATCCAGGCATGGCGTGTGGCCGAGGATTTGCGCGACGGCGGCCTGCGTGTGCTGTTGCACTGTGGCGGCGGCAGTTTCAAGTCGCAGATGAAGAAGGCGGATGCCAGCGCAGCGGTATGTGCAGCCATCATCGGCGACGATGAGGTTGCGGCGAATGTTGTAATGCTCAAGCCTTTGCGCAGCGGAGGAGAGCAGCAGAGAGTCGGGCTGGACGATTTGCAGCATAAGGTTCGAGAATTGATCAAGTGA
- the ispG gene encoding flavodoxin-dependent (E)-4-hydroxy-3-methylbut-2-enyl-diphosphate synthase, with product MSHSAILRLPTQRVHVGDIAIGGGAPVVVQSMTNTDTVDAEGTARQVYELAQAGSELVRITVNTSEAAAQVPRIRKILDGMGCDVPLIGDFHYNGHRLLTEFPDCAQALAKYRINPGNVGKNRKGEDQFAMMIAVARQYDKPVRIGVNWGSLDQDLVVRLMDENARLAQPREAGEVTREALIVSALESARRAEDLGLPHDRIVLSCKVSEVQDLIAVYQELARRCDYPLHLGLTEAGMGSKGIVGSTAALAVLLQQGIGDTIRVSLTPEPGGPRTQEVVVAQEILQTMGLRSFTPMVTACPGCGRTTSTVFQELAQSIQNYLRMQMPVWREQYTGVEEMTVAVMGCIVNGPGESKLANIGISLPGTGESPAAPVYVDGEKTVTLRGDNIAAEFQLIVDDYVAKNYARREAGDKPGKRIEIKAV from the coding sequence ATGAGTCATTCAGCAATCTTGCGCCTTCCGACGCAACGCGTGCATGTTGGCGATATCGCCATCGGCGGCGGGGCGCCGGTCGTGGTGCAATCCATGACCAACACGGACACGGTCGATGCGGAGGGTACCGCGCGCCAGGTGTATGAATTGGCGCAGGCCGGTTCGGAGCTGGTGCGCATCACTGTGAACACGTCCGAGGCTGCGGCTCAAGTGCCGCGTATCCGCAAGATTCTGGACGGCATGGGTTGCGATGTGCCCTTGATCGGTGACTTTCACTATAACGGACACCGTTTGCTCACCGAATTTCCGGATTGTGCGCAAGCACTGGCGAAATACCGCATCAATCCAGGCAATGTGGGCAAGAATCGCAAGGGTGAAGACCAGTTCGCCATGATGATCGCTGTAGCCAGGCAATATGACAAGCCGGTGCGCATCGGCGTCAACTGGGGCAGTCTGGATCAGGATCTGGTGGTGCGCTTGATGGACGAGAACGCCCGATTGGCACAGCCCAGGGAGGCAGGCGAAGTGACGCGGGAAGCGTTGATCGTTTCTGCGCTGGAATCAGCCAGGCGTGCCGAAGACCTGGGCTTGCCGCATGACCGCATCGTACTTTCCTGCAAGGTCAGCGAAGTACAGGACCTGATTGCGGTTTACCAGGAACTGGCGCGGCGTTGCGATTATCCGCTGCATCTGGGGTTGACCGAGGCGGGCATGGGCTCGAAAGGGATCGTGGGATCGACTGCCGCGCTGGCCGTGCTGTTGCAGCAGGGTATCGGCGATACCATCCGCGTGTCCCTGACGCCGGAACCGGGCGGCCCGCGCACGCAGGAGGTGGTGGTGGCGCAGGAGATATTGCAGACCATGGGATTGCGCTCGTTCACGCCGATGGTCACCGCCTGTCCCGGATGCGGACGCACGACCAGCACGGTGTTCCAGGAGCTGGCGCAGAGCATCCAGAACTACCTGCGCATGCAGATGCCGGTGTGGCGCGAACAATATACCGGCGTGGAGGAAATGACGGTTGCAGTGATGGGCTGCATCGTCAACGGACCCGGCGAAAGCAAATTGGCCAACATCGGCATCAGTTTGCCGGGTACCGGCGAATCGCCCGCCGCTCCGGTGTATGTGGATGGCGAGAAGACCGTGACCCTGCGCGGTGACAACATCGCGGCAGAGTTCCAGCTGATCGTTGATGACTATGTGGCGAAAAATTATGCCAGGCGCGAGGCTGGGGACAAACCTGGCAAACGTATCGAGATCAAAGCGGTTTGA
- a CDS encoding tetratricopeptide repeat protein yields MSSLDLQEQEQVEELKAWWKANGKWVVGALLVGSIGFAGTTYWRNHKASQAAEAAKLYAEVVKQVASNDAKRISDAADALVSRYGSSAYAPRAQLLAAQANLQARDAAHAKVELQWVIEHADETGLQDTARLKLASVLLDEKKYDEALKQLDAAHPDSFTGLYSDLRGDVLSAQGKIAEARVAYQQAYDKMDAKSGYRNLIQLKLDGLGNAK; encoded by the coding sequence ATGTCTAGTTTGGATCTGCAAGAACAGGAACAGGTGGAAGAACTCAAGGCCTGGTGGAAAGCGAATGGAAAATGGGTGGTTGGTGCACTGCTGGTCGGATCGATAGGGTTCGCTGGCACGACATACTGGAGAAACCATAAAGCCAGTCAGGCTGCCGAAGCGGCGAAGTTGTACGCCGAGGTGGTCAAGCAGGTCGCCAGCAATGACGCCAAACGCATCAGCGATGCAGCTGATGCCTTGGTAAGCCGCTACGGCAGCAGCGCTTATGCGCCACGTGCACAGCTGTTGGCGGCACAGGCGAACCTGCAGGCTCGCGATGCGGCACATGCCAAGGTTGAATTACAGTGGGTTATCGAACATGCCGATGAGACGGGGTTGCAGGACACGGCACGCCTGAAACTGGCCAGTGTGTTGCTGGATGAGAAGAAATACGATGAAGCGCTCAAGCAGCTTGATGCAGCACATCCGGATTCTTTCACTGGCCTGTATTCTGATCTCAGGGGTGATGTTTTGAGCGCACAAGGAAAGATCGCCGAAGCACGTGTGGCTTACCAGCAAGCATATGACAAGATGGATGCCAAGAGCGGTTATCGCAATCTGATCCAGTTGAAGCTGGATGGCCTGGGTAACGCCAAATGA
- the bamB gene encoding outer membrane protein assembly factor BamB: MKLNRLIVSMLLPVLLVACSSDKASIEPAKLVDFNSSAKIEVRWDADVGDAGMSVLSPATTREAVFAANAEGKVYRFDRDTGKQIWRIDCGFTITGGVGAGEGLVLVGGEKGQLAAFDEDSGKLLWQVKVSSDVWSAPKIADGIVVVRTGNQRLEGLSAKDGSRLWLYERATPTLIVRSNASVVIRNGLVYAGFAAGKLAAIGLKNGVVVWESSVSQPRGSTELERISDVTSLPVVDDAQVCAIAFQGRLACFDAIQGGTLWTRDISSDKGLALYGKTLYVTDTDSNVLALDKSSGASLWKNDKLLLRQATAVYPLDNYVMLGDYEGYLHVLKSDDGSFVARRKTDGSAIRSAPVTLGDGALVQTSGGELYSIAIH, from the coding sequence ATGAAATTGAACCGTCTGATCGTTTCGATGTTGCTGCCGGTGTTGCTGGTTGCTTGCAGCAGCGATAAGGCGAGTATCGAACCAGCCAAGCTGGTGGATTTCAATTCCAGTGCCAAGATCGAAGTGCGCTGGGATGCGGATGTGGGCGACGCGGGCATGAGCGTGCTTTCGCCTGCGACGACCCGTGAGGCCGTATTTGCAGCGAATGCGGAGGGTAAAGTGTACCGCTTCGATCGCGATACCGGAAAACAGATCTGGCGCATCGATTGCGGATTCACCATCACGGGCGGTGTCGGTGCCGGTGAGGGGCTGGTGCTGGTTGGCGGGGAAAAAGGCCAGCTGGCCGCGTTTGATGAAGACAGCGGCAAGTTGCTATGGCAGGTCAAGGTTTCCAGCGACGTCTGGAGTGCCCCCAAGATCGCCGATGGCATCGTGGTGGTTCGCACCGGCAACCAGCGGCTCGAAGGCTTGAGCGCGAAAGATGGCAGCCGGTTATGGCTATACGAACGTGCGACACCCACTCTCATCGTGCGCAGCAATGCAAGCGTGGTGATCAGGAATGGCCTGGTGTATGCAGGATTTGCCGCCGGGAAACTCGCCGCGATCGGATTGAAGAACGGTGTGGTGGTTTGGGAATCTTCGGTTTCACAGCCTCGCGGCAGTACCGAACTGGAACGCATCAGTGACGTCACCAGCCTGCCTGTTGTGGACGATGCACAGGTGTGCGCCATCGCTTTCCAGGGGCGTCTGGCTTGTTTTGATGCAATCCAGGGCGGTACGCTGTGGACGCGCGATATTTCAAGTGACAAAGGTTTGGCTTTGTACGGTAAGACGCTGTATGTCACCGATACCGACAGCAACGTGCTGGCACTGGACAAGAGCAGCGGAGCTTCGCTGTGGAAGAACGACAAGCTGCTGTTGCGTCAGGCGACGGCGGTCTATCCGCTGGACAATTATGTCATGCTGGGCGATTACGAGGGTTATCTGCATGTGTTGAAAAGCGACGACGGCAGTTTCGTTGCGCGACGCAAGACTGATGGCAGTGCCATCAGGTCCGCACCGGTCACCCTGGGCGATGGCGCGTTGGTACAAACCAGCGGCGGCGAGCTGTATTCCATTGCCATTCACTAG
- the pilW gene encoding type IV pilus biogenesis/stability protein PilW, with product MNLFKLFLIVSFLTGCASAGGGSEGTPQQDTTRAQAIARIHTELAASYFERSQYGVALQEVGVALQANSDFAPAYNMRALIRMALHEDDKADEDFQHSLKLDGTSSDTHNNYGWFLCQRGHTKEAIKQYQAALDNPLYATPELAYANMGMCYKKAGSMKEAESNLQRALVLHPDMPNALYGLADLSYSKGDFAAAKSYFRRFSQGASDLNAEQLWLAVRIERKMHDLNSEASYALQLRKNFPDSREVQLMFQGQ from the coding sequence ATGAATCTTTTCAAGCTGTTTCTGATCGTGTCGTTCTTGACAGGCTGTGCTTCCGCCGGTGGGGGTTCTGAGGGCACGCCGCAACAGGATACGACGCGCGCGCAGGCGATCGCCAGAATACATACCGAATTGGCAGCTTCCTATTTCGAGCGTTCGCAATATGGCGTGGCATTGCAGGAGGTCGGTGTGGCGTTGCAGGCGAATTCCGATTTTGCGCCGGCCTATAACATGCGCGCATTGATACGGATGGCCTTGCATGAAGATGACAAGGCCGACGAAGACTTCCAGCACAGTCTGAAGCTGGACGGTACGAGCTCCGATACGCACAATAACTATGGCTGGTTCCTGTGCCAGCGCGGCCATACCAAGGAAGCAATCAAGCAGTATCAGGCAGCGCTGGATAATCCGCTCTATGCCACACCCGAGCTTGCTTATGCGAACATGGGCATGTGCTACAAGAAGGCGGGGTCGATGAAGGAAGCGGAAAGCAATCTGCAGCGGGCCCTGGTTCTGCATCCCGATATGCCGAACGCGCTGTATGGCCTGGCGGACTTGAGTTACAGCAAGGGGGATTTCGCGGCGGCAAAATCCTATTTCAGGCGTTTCTCGCAGGGAGCTTCAGATTTGAATGCCGAGCAGTTGTGGCTGGCGGTTCGTATCGAACGGAAGATGCACGATCTCAATTCCGAGGCCAGTTATGCCCTCCAATTGCGCAAGAATTTCCCCGATTCCCGTGAAGTTCAACTGATGTTTCAAGGGCAGTGA
- the rlmN gene encoding 23S rRNA (adenine(2503)-C(2))-methyltransferase RlmN, producing the protein MQNLLDFEPAAMTAWFAEHGEKPFRARQVLRWIYKGGESDFDAMSDLAISLREKLKLIACIQSPKVMREETASDGTRKWLLDVGTGNAVETVFIPEEGRGTLCVSTQAGCALDCAFCSTGKQGFNRNLSTAEIIGQVWWANRELGKDADGNWPVTNVVLMGMGEPLLNFDNTVNALRLMLDDNAYGLSRRRVTVSTSGVVPAMDRLRDECPVALAISLHAPNDALRNVLVPINQKYPLQELMAACQRYLEKAPRDFVTFEYVMLAGVNDSVQHARELIELVRDVPCKFNLIPFNPFPQAPYQRSDMPTVLRFRDVLMQAGIVTTIRKVRGDDIAAACGQLAGQVQDKTKRTHRLMEVSQ; encoded by the coding sequence ATGCAAAATCTCCTCGACTTTGAACCGGCAGCGATGACCGCATGGTTCGCGGAACACGGCGAAAAACCGTTCCGCGCCAGGCAGGTGCTGCGCTGGATATACAAAGGCGGGGAGTCCGATTTCGATGCGATGAGCGATCTGGCGATATCGCTCCGCGAAAAACTCAAGCTGATCGCCTGTATCCAGTCCCCCAAGGTGATGCGCGAGGAGACTGCCTCCGACGGTACGCGCAAGTGGTTGCTGGATGTGGGTACAGGCAATGCGGTGGAGACGGTGTTCATTCCCGAAGAGGGCAGGGGAACGTTATGCGTTTCCACGCAGGCCGGTTGCGCGCTGGATTGCGCATTCTGTTCCACTGGCAAGCAGGGCTTCAACCGCAATCTTTCGACCGCCGAGATCATCGGTCAGGTGTGGTGGGCCAACCGCGAACTTGGCAAAGACGCCGATGGAAATTGGCCAGTCACCAATGTGGTGCTGATGGGTATGGGCGAGCCGCTGCTCAATTTCGACAACACCGTGAACGCCTTGCGCCTGATGCTGGACGACAATGCCTATGGCCTGTCGCGCCGCCGCGTGACGGTCTCCACCTCAGGCGTGGTGCCGGCGATGGACAGGCTGCGCGATGAATGCCCGGTAGCGTTGGCGATCTCGCTGCATGCGCCGAACGATGCCTTGCGCAACGTGCTGGTTCCGATCAACCAGAAATATCCGCTGCAAGAGCTGATGGCGGCCTGCCAGCGTTACCTGGAGAAGGCGCCGCGCGATTTCGTCACTTTCGAATATGTGATGCTGGCCGGGGTGAACGACAGCGTGCAGCATGCGCGGGAATTGATCGAACTGGTGCGCGACGTGCCGTGCAAATTCAATCTCATTCCTTTCAACCCGTTCCCGCAAGCGCCTTATCAGCGTTCTGACATGCCGACGGTGCTGCGTTTTCGCGATGTGCTGATGCAGGCCGGCATCGTGACCACCATACGCAAGGTCCGCGGCGACGATATCGCGGCAGCCTGCGGCCAGCTGGCGGGGCAGGTGCAGGACAAGACTAAACGAACACATCGATTGATGGAGGTGAGCCAATGA
- a CDS encoding helix-turn-helix domain-containing protein, translating into MDTADVVANARKENISPLQSKLDVGLTLRQTREQLGMSVHDIAERIKFAPRQVEALEANDFEHLPEPAFLRGFVRSYARVLQLDDVALVASLPSAPGKQVTIKTQAVNVPFPTLQSLRRINVMWLVGALGVALVLGWFVLMHKVDTTVKSAKVVVESVPLPATETAVSAPADTGAQPVAAEPAGIIEREKQHASVETAEPEKRHESATATEADKTAKPAKVAEPEKKPEPAKIKQHEVKALPQIDAASAPAVAVKTEIPLEILKRRPLHFVFTESAWAEVIDSHGAVLLSRNNPRGTEKWIGGPRHEPYDISISHPEHVKLYYRGQEVDLSAYAGMDVAHLKVE; encoded by the coding sequence ATGGATACAGCAGACGTTGTCGCCAACGCGCGAAAAGAAAATATCTCCCCCCTGCAGTCCAAGCTTGATGTTGGCCTGACCCTGCGGCAGACGCGCGAGCAACTGGGAATGAGCGTGCATGATATTGCCGAGCGTATCAAGTTTGCTCCGAGGCAAGTCGAGGCGTTGGAGGCCAATGATTTCGAGCATCTGCCAGAACCAGCTTTTTTGCGCGGCTTTGTGCGCAGCTATGCGCGTGTTTTGCAGCTGGACGACGTGGCATTGGTCGCATCCTTGCCTTCAGCGCCCGGCAAGCAGGTTACGATCAAGACGCAGGCAGTGAATGTGCCATTCCCGACTTTGCAGTCGTTGCGACGCATTAATGTGATGTGGCTGGTCGGGGCACTCGGCGTGGCGCTTGTGCTTGGCTGGTTCGTACTGATGCACAAGGTCGATACGACGGTGAAATCTGCAAAGGTCGTTGTCGAATCTGTTCCTTTGCCTGCGACTGAAACAGCGGTTTCCGCACCTGCGGATACGGGGGCTCAACCTGTGGCAGCCGAGCCGGCCGGAATCATCGAGCGCGAAAAGCAACATGCGTCTGTCGAAACAGCCGAACCTGAAAAAAGGCATGAATCTGCTACGGCCACTGAAGCCGATAAGACTGCCAAGCCAGCCAAAGTTGCCGAACCTGAAAAGAAACCTGAACCTGCCAAGATCAAGCAGCACGAAGTGAAAGCCTTGCCTCAAATCGATGCGGCATCTGCGCCTGCTGTGGCTGTCAAGACAGAGATTCCTCTGGAAATACTCAAGCGCCGTCCCCTGCATTTCGTGTTCACCGAAAGTGCGTGGGCTGAGGTGATAGATTCACACGGTGCCGTATTGCTATCGAGGAACAATCCGCGCGGTACTGAAAAATGGATCGGTGGACCGCGACACGAACCCTATGACATATCCATATCGCATCCGGAACACGTCAAACTGTATTACCGGGGACAGGAAGTCGATCTTTCGGCTTACGCGGGGATGGATGTTGCGCACTTGAAAGTGGAGTGA